In Clostridium sp., one DNA window encodes the following:
- a CDS encoding D-alanyl-D-alanine carboxypeptidase family protein → MVQKEKMENSKIYILVIFLLMAVIVAGVYKFIITSENKNIFKIEPDSTVSISPDKLNSPNVILIRLKDHAILMQKNSEEKIYPASLTKIMTAVVAIENLSDLNEEIRLTKSTFQGLYKADASMTGFQPGEKVSTIDLLYGALLPSGAESCIGLADQIAGSEQGFVTMMNRKAADLGMDNTHFENATGLHNENHYTTIKDLAILLNYALKNDTFREIFTSSRHSTQPTNKHPGGITFYSTLFQELNNQNIIGGEILGGKTGYTDEAGLCLASFAKVGRQEYILISAGAKGNHNSQQYNITDALAVYNSIGK, encoded by the coding sequence ATGGTACAAAAAGAAAAAATGGAAAACTCAAAAATATACATACTTGTAATATTTCTATTGATGGCTGTCATTGTTGCTGGTGTTTATAAATTCATCATTACCTCGGAAAACAAAAATATCTTTAAGATAGAACCGGATTCAACTGTCTCCATATCTCCCGATAAGCTGAACAGCCCCAATGTTATTCTGATCCGTTTAAAAGATCATGCTATCCTGATGCAAAAAAACAGCGAAGAAAAAATCTATCCTGCTTCTTTGACTAAAATTATGACAGCCGTTGTTGCAATAGAAAACTTATCTGATCTCAATGAAGAAATAAGACTTACCAAGTCCACATTTCAGGGGCTGTACAAAGCAGATGCATCGATGACAGGCTTTCAACCGGGTGAAAAGGTAAGTACCATTGATCTTTTATATGGGGCACTGCTTCCAAGCGGTGCAGAGTCCTGTATTGGGCTTGCAGATCAAATTGCAGGTTCGGAGCAGGGATTTGTAACGATGATGAATCGAAAGGCGGCAGATCTTGGTATGGACAATACCCATTTTGAAAATGCAACGGGACTTCACAATGAAAACCATTATACAACAATAAAGGATCTGGCTATTCTTCTAAACTATGCATTGAAAAATGATACTTTCCGGGAGATTTTTACTTCGTCCCGTCATTCCACACAACCTACGAACAAGCACCCCGGAGGGATAACCTTTTATAGTACCTTGTTTCAAGAACTCAACAATCAAAACATTATTGGCGGGGAAATTTTAGGAGGGAAAACTGGATATACCGATGAGGCAGGGCTGTGTCTCGCCAGTTTTGCCAAAGTGGGCAGACAGGAATATATTCTGATTTCAGCTGGTGCGAAGGGGAATCACAATTCACAGCAGTATAATATTACCGATGCATTAGCTGTATACAACAGTATAGGAAAATAA
- the vanS gene encoding vancomycin resistance histidine kinase VanS, with protein MVIKLKSKIDKRRNDYTKLKGKVFFQMLLITVAAAVIVYLLRHILRGQIGDRIVRYLVSAFHFQNSDAQEIYQLVIRNNMEMILFVVILIFLAVLFRFSVSWFTKYFDEISTEMDKLTEESDEEITLSPELDFMENKLNQIKSNLEKQKKAALDAEQRKNDLVVYLAHDIKTPLTSVIGYLSLLDEAPDMPPEQKAKYVGITLEKAYRLEQLIDEFFEITRFNLQTIVLNKEKINLLFMLQQMADEFYPMLTPQGKQVSVNVPDNLILWGDADKLARVFNNILKNAIAYSHENSVIDISAGQQDKNIVITFTNKGNPIPREKLGTIFEKFFRLDTSRSTNTGGAGLGLAIAKEIVNAHGGNISVQSDTEKTVFTVVLPLIC; from the coding sequence TTGGTTATAAAATTGAAAAGTAAGATAGATAAAAGAAGAAATGATTATACCAAATTAAAAGGGAAAGTATTTTTTCAGATGCTTCTGATTACAGTTGCCGCGGCTGTGATTGTTTATCTATTGCGCCATATTCTTCGCGGACAGATCGGAGATCGTATTGTTAGATATTTGGTCAGCGCTTTTCATTTTCAAAATTCGGACGCACAGGAAATCTATCAGTTGGTGATCCGCAACAATATGGAAATGATCCTTTTCGTTGTAATCCTAATATTTTTAGCCGTCCTTTTTCGATTTTCTGTTTCCTGGTTTACCAAATATTTTGATGAAATAAGTACTGAAATGGATAAACTTACTGAGGAGTCTGATGAAGAAATTACATTATCACCGGAATTGGATTTTATGGAAAATAAGCTTAATCAGATAAAAAGCAATCTGGAAAAGCAAAAGAAAGCTGCTCTTGATGCCGAGCAGCGCAAAAATGATCTGGTAGTTTACCTGGCTCATGATATAAAGACACCTCTGACCTCCGTTATAGGCTACTTAAGTCTTCTGGATGAAGCTCCTGATATGCCTCCTGAACAGAAGGCAAAATATGTTGGCATTACCCTGGAAAAAGCTTATCGATTGGAGCAGCTTATAGATGAGTTTTTTGAGATCACAAGATTTAATCTTCAAACTATTGTTTTGAATAAAGAAAAAATCAATTTACTGTTCATGCTCCAGCAGATGGCGGACGAATTCTATCCAATGCTGACTCCACAGGGAAAGCAGGTATCCGTCAATGTGCCTGACAACCTTATTCTGTGGGGAGATGCGGACAAACTGGCCCGTGTATTCAATAATATTCTGAAAAATGCCATAGCCTACAGCCATGAAAACAGCGTCATTGACATTTCCGCCGGGCAGCAGGATAAAAATATCGTTATAACTTTTACTAATAAGGGGAATCCAATTCCACGAGAAAAACTGGGAACGATATTTGAAAAATTTTTTCGGCTGGACACATCACGTTCCACCAATACAGGTGGTGCCGGGCTTGGATTGGCTATTGCCAAGGAAATCGTAAATGCCCATGGAGGTAATATTTCTGTGCAAAGTGATACAGAAAAGACAGTTTTTACTGTGGTGCTCCCACTTATATGTTAA
- a CDS encoding group II intron maturase-specific domain-containing protein yields the protein MSVEFRAIKLKQIIIGWMNCFKLADMKSTLKTLDKWLRKRIRLCCWKQWKKIKTKYDNLKRLGIDEYKAWEYAIQEKAIGGYPKPYFVQNTI from the coding sequence ATGAGTGTGGAATTCCGTGCGATTAAGCTAAAACAAATTATAATCGGATGGATGAACTGCTTCAAGCTGGCAGATATGAAAAGTACACTTAAAACATTAGATAAGTGGCTGAGAAAAAGGATTCGATTATGCTGTTGGAAACAATGGAAGAAAATCAAGACAAAGTATGATAATTTAAAAAGGCTTGGTATTGATGAATATAAAGCATGGGAGTATGCCATACAAGAAAAGGCTATTGGAGGATATCCAAAGCCCTATTTTGTCCAGAACACTATCTAA
- a CDS encoding transposase has translation MRKIDKSIDFNFIYDEVEELYSDFGRTSIDPVVLIKIVLIQYIFGILSIRQTVRDIQDLPTFNKNYERRFKNTEIFTNIFVKILETVEKEGFLVPEQVYIDSTHIKASGKQEKIQKS, from the coding sequence TTGAGAAAAATAGATAAATCTATAGATTTTAATTTTATATATGATGAAGTGGAAGAACTATATTCTGATTTTGGGAGGACAAGTATTGATCCGGTGGTTCTCATAAAGATAGTACTCATCCAGTATATCTTTGGAATACTTTCAATAAGACAAACTGTAAGAGATATTCAAGACTTACCTACATTTAACAAGAACTATGAGAGAAGATTTAAAAATACTGAAATATTCACAAACATATTTGTAAAAATACTTGAGACAGTTGAAAAAGAAGGATTTTTAGTACCTGAGCAGGTGTATATTGACTCAACCCACATAAAAGCAAGTGGTAAACAAGAAAAAATTCAAAAGAGTTAA
- the vanR gene encoding VanR-ABDEGLN family response regulator transcription factor, with amino-acid sequence MSINILVVDDEQSIADLIEVYLKNEGFTIYKFYNGQDALRCVESEQLELAILDVMLPDIDGFTLCRKIRESNNFPIIMLTAKEEEIDKITGLTLGADDYITKPFRPLELVARVKAQLRRFTKYNSAEPNQEEHLIAFSGLVLDMDTHECTLNEKKLSLTPTEFSILWVLCSNCGRVVSSEELFHEVWKDKYFTNSNNTVMVHIRHLREKMHDSAEHHKYIKTVWGVGYKIEK; translated from the coding sequence ATGAGTATCAATATTTTGGTTGTAGACGATGAACAGTCCATAGCGGATCTGATTGAAGTTTATTTAAAAAATGAAGGTTTTACAATATATAAATTTTATAACGGTCAGGATGCGCTGCGGTGTGTTGAGTCGGAACAGTTGGAGCTTGCAATACTTGATGTAATGCTGCCGGATATTGATGGTTTTACTCTCTGCCGGAAAATCAGGGAAAGTAATAATTTCCCTATTATCATGCTGACTGCCAAAGAAGAAGAGATTGACAAGATTACCGGATTGACATTAGGTGCAGATGATTACATAACAAAACCTTTTCGCCCTCTGGAGCTTGTTGCCCGTGTCAAGGCGCAGCTCAGGAGATTTACCAAATATAATTCTGCGGAGCCAAATCAGGAAGAACACTTGATTGCCTTTTCAGGACTGGTACTGGACATGGACACCCATGAATGTACGCTGAATGAAAAAAAGCTGTCTTTAACTCCTACAGAGTTTTCAATTCTCTGGGTTCTTTGCTCCAATTGTGGACGGGTGGTAAGTTCGGAAGAATTGTTCCATGAGGTATGGAAAGACAAGTATTTCACCAACAGCAATAATACTGTAATGGTTCATATCAGGCATCTAAGAGAAAAAATGCATGACAGCGCGGAGCATCATAAATATATCAAAACGGTATGGGGAGTTGGTTATAAAATTGAAAAGTAA
- a CDS encoding flavodoxin family protein — protein MGNKILVVYYSLEGNTKLIAEAISKAVSGDALEIKPQNDIDPNSKMRYLIGGKKSVTREKPELLSYDIKSEEYDVLFIGTPVWAWNFAPAMRSFFARTSLRHKKIALFSCNGGNNGKTFENMM, from the coding sequence ATGGGAAATAAAATTCTCGTTGTATACTATTCACTTGAAGGAAATACAAAGTTGATAGCCGAAGCTATCTCAAAAGCTGTATCAGGTGATGCACTGGAGATAAAGCCCCAAAATGATATAGATCCAAACAGCAAGATGAGATATTTGATAGGTGGTAAAAAATCTGTGACCAGGGAAAAACCGGAGCTTTTGTCCTATGATATAAAGTCGGAAGAGTATGATGTTTTATTTATTGGAACTCCAGTCTGGGCGTGGAATTTTGCTCCTGCCATGAGAAGCTTTTTTGCCAGGACTAGTTTGAGACATAAGAAGATAGCTTTGTTTAGCTGCAACGGTGGAAATAATGGAAAAACTTTTGAAAATATGATGTGA
- a CDS encoding VanZ family protein has product MFIIIVSITCFIGTLPFLIPYHILLTSQSKKTGRKLSIEHIIIVYIFVYYLTGVLSFTGIASIGDIVRNSFGIITPKGLNISPDEINLIPFRWIAENARPYMENILLFIPLGFMLPCIWKKYEVLWKTALSGVTFSFIIELSQLFNRRITDIDDLLMNTLGALIGWVTFRLLKKYLSKLQDRISIQSTNTGKIPLLLHEEACFYMAIAFAGMLFVFYPFLIPLLQFVFKIRVNI; this is encoded by the coding sequence ATGTTTATTATTATAGTGTCGATTACATGTTTTATTGGTACTTTGCCATTCTTGATTCCATACCATATACTACTGACCTCTCAAAGCAAAAAGACTGGCCGTAAACTGTCAATTGAACATATTATAATCGTATATATCTTTGTGTACTATCTTACTGGCGTGCTGAGTTTTACTGGTATTGCTTCCATAGGAGATATTGTCCGTAACAGCTTTGGAATAATAACACCAAAGGGATTGAATATTTCACCGGATGAGATTAATCTGATTCCATTTCGCTGGATTGCGGAGAACGCCCGCCCATACATGGAAAATATATTGCTTTTTATACCTCTTGGATTTATGCTCCCATGTATTTGGAAAAAGTATGAAGTATTATGGAAAACAGCATTATCAGGTGTCACATTCTCTTTTATAATAGAATTGAGTCAATTGTTCAATAGAAGAATAACGGATATTGATGATTTACTGATGAATACTCTCGGAGCGTTAATTGGATGGGTAACTTTCAGGCTGCTGAAAAAGTATTTATCAAAACTGCAGGACAGGATTTCTATTCAAAGTACCAATACGGGAAAAATACCCCTGCTCCTTCATGAAGAAGCATGCTTTTATATGGCCATTGCATTCGCCGGTATGCTGTTTGTGTTTTACCCATTTTTAATACCTTTACTGCAATTCGTATTTAAAATTAGAGTTAACATATAA
- a CDS encoding DUF6773 family protein, with translation MRKKLIEDERIAAQRRKIQSDACGILLIVLLVSTLVQQYVFDAPFSQYAVEFVCFVGVSIYIVIRNIILGNDLYGTKNNGKKLVMVNSLVTGITITVIVGISNYIRYSEKFTPGLLFATLTVTFVCGTFAVFMVLSFVYFLSRRRQKRILEKLDKEEDDM, from the coding sequence ATGAGAAAAAAGCTAATTGAAGATGAGAGAATTGCAGCTCAAAGACGTAAAATTCAAAGTGATGCCTGTGGTATATTGCTTATTGTACTGCTTGTTTCAACACTTGTTCAGCAGTATGTTTTTGATGCACCTTTTTCACAGTATGCTGTAGAATTTGTGTGCTTTGTGGGAGTTTCCATATATATTGTAATTAGAAATATCATTTTAGGAAATGATCTCTATGGAACAAAAAATAATGGTAAGAAATTAGTGATGGTGAACAGTCTTGTAACTGGTATTACAATAACTGTTATTGTAGGAATTTCAAATTATATAAGATATAGTGAAAAATTTACACCCGGTTTGCTGTTTGCAACTTTGACAGTTACATTTGTCTGCGGAACTTTTGCAGTGTTCATGGTACTTTCATTTGTATATTTTTTAAGCAGGAGAAGACAGAAAAGAATATTGGAAAAACTGGATAAAGAGGAAGACGATATGTAA
- a CDS encoding FlxA-like family protein, protein MMIGSVSTRSFFNEGTVKSQNNMYDAEIKSLQDQKTQIQKQIDQIKSGSANTQIKEQLISALKEQMEQIDSQIQQKQMERFQQQKTNGDNENSNQVNADNAMDKNGTHDDYLLMDMAASYKSIKKVGGIKTSLESSAAVLREEANLDEGRDKFHHAGKQIAEKRAKANENIAHSNTLNSEISKQSSRIDEDIKYTVEYKDDLTYGSNIENENDIKSDDGKVNGSRNLEKMDKKSLDTLA, encoded by the coding sequence ATGATGATAGGTTCTGTATCAACAAGATCATTTTTTAATGAAGGGACTGTGAAATCACAGAATAATATGTATGATGCTGAAATCAAATCACTTCAGGATCAGAAAACACAAATTCAAAAGCAAATTGACCAAATAAAAAGCGGCAGTGCAAATACACAGATAAAAGAACAGCTGATATCTGCACTAAAAGAGCAGATGGAACAGATAGACTCTCAGATTCAGCAAAAACAAATGGAGAGGTTCCAGCAGCAAAAAACAAATGGCGACAATGAAAATTCCAATCAGGTTAATGCTGACAATGCAATGGATAAAAACGGTACTCATGATGATTATCTACTGATGGATATGGCAGCGTCTTATAAAAGTATAAAAAAAGTAGGCGGTATAAAAACTTCTCTTGAATCTTCGGCGGCTGTTTTAAGGGAAGAAGCTAATTTGGATGAGGGAAGAGACAAATTCCATCATGCGGGGAAACAAATTGCTGAAAAGAGAGCAAAAGCCAATGAAAATATTGCACACAGCAATACATTGAATTCTGAAATTTCCAAACAGTCATCCAGGATAGATGAAGATATTAAGTATACTGTAGAATACAAGGACGATTTAACCTATGGAAGTAATATTGAAAATGAGAATGATATAAAAAGCGATGATGGTAAGGTTAATGGTTCAAGAAATCTTGAAAAAATGGATAAAAAGAGCTTAGATACCCTAGCTTAA
- a CDS encoding helix-turn-helix transcriptional regulator yields the protein MNYNVCIRKSIEYINSNLDKKIGLQDIAGKVFLSKFHFHRIFHAATGESVAEYIRRRRLEEAAKELVNTESKIVDIALKYQFSSQEAFTKAFKKLYGAPPRKFRKNPNNGIVFMAA from the coding sequence ATGAATTATAATGTTTGTATTAGGAAATCCATTGAATATATAAATAGTAATCTGGATAAAAAAATAGGGCTTCAAGATATTGCAGGGAAGGTGTTTCTGTCGAAGTTTCATTTTCATAGAATCTTTCATGCTGCTACAGGAGAATCGGTAGCCGAATATATAAGGAGAAGAAGACTTGAAGAAGCTGCGAAGGAGCTTGTAAATACGGAAAGCAAAATTGTGGATATAGCATTGAAATATCAATTTAGTTCACAGGAAGCTTTTACGAAAGCATTTAAAAAACTTTATGGAGCACCTCCCAGGAAGTTCAGAAAAAATCCAAACAACGGTATTGTTTTTATGGCAGCATAA
- a CDS encoding IS30 family transposase, with protein sequence MSKFFIYEARLDLQKYLKEGLSFKEIARRMGKDPTTISREVRKYSSEVATGYPGFPFNACKNRFNCRLKSICGKDCSRKSVTYCKLCSSCNTNCKEYIEEICTAKYRVPYVCNGCEAIGKCTLMKSIYDAEHAHIKAHEKISNSRSGLCVSENEISRLNRIISPLIQNGQSVNQIYINHQDELMCSEKTIYNYIDACLFDIRNIDLPRKVRFRERYKKPEFKVDKGCRISRNYKDFETFINKNPDTAIVQMDSVMGVKGGKCLLTIHFVDCSLMLASLRDANTSKSVTDVFNHLDKILGQELFSELFPIILTDNGSEFSNPKAIEYRDRFPFLRTHIFYCDAGSPYQKGAIEVNHELIRRVLPKGSSFNELTQDDINLMMNHINSYKRKKLNKRSPYETFSFYHGEEVLHKLGCYPVAAGDIMLKLALLKK encoded by the coding sequence ATGTCAAAGTTTTTTATTTATGAAGCGAGATTAGATTTGCAAAAGTACCTAAAGGAAGGCCTTTCATTTAAAGAAATCGCTCGCCGTATGGGAAAAGATCCAACCACTATTTCCAGAGAAGTTCGTAAATACAGTTCTGAAGTAGCAACAGGCTATCCTGGATTTCCATTTAACGCTTGCAAGAATCGCTTTAACTGTAGATTAAAAAGCATTTGTGGAAAGGACTGTAGCAGGAAATCTGTAACCTATTGTAAACTATGCTCTTCCTGTAACACGAACTGCAAAGAGTACATAGAAGAAATATGTACTGCAAAATATCGTGTTCCTTATGTCTGCAATGGCTGTGAAGCCATTGGCAAATGCACTCTCATGAAAAGTATCTATGATGCTGAACATGCTCACATCAAAGCTCACGAGAAGATTTCTAACTCTAGAAGTGGTCTTTGCGTTTCTGAAAATGAAATTAGCAGATTGAATCGTATAATTTCACCACTCATTCAAAATGGGCAGTCTGTCAATCAGATTTACATTAATCATCAGGATGAGTTGATGTGTAGTGAAAAGACCATTTATAACTATATTGATGCCTGTCTTTTTGATATTAGAAATATCGACCTTCCACGAAAAGTAAGATTTCGTGAACGCTATAAAAAGCCGGAGTTCAAGGTGGATAAAGGCTGCCGCATTAGCCGCAACTACAAAGATTTTGAAACCTTTATTAACAAGAATCCTGATACTGCAATTGTGCAGATGGATTCTGTCATGGGAGTCAAGGGCGGTAAATGTCTTTTAACTATTCACTTTGTTGACTGCAGCCTGATGCTTGCGTCCCTGAGGGATGCCAACACTTCAAAGTCTGTTACTGATGTATTTAATCATCTTGATAAGATACTTGGCCAGGAATTGTTTTCAGAGTTATTTCCTATCATTCTTACAGACAACGGGAGTGAGTTTTCCAACCCAAAAGCCATTGAATATCGGGATAGATTTCCATTTTTGCGTACACATATATTTTATTGCGATGCAGGTAGTCCTTATCAAAAAGGTGCTATCGAAGTAAACCATGAATTGATTCGTCGGGTTCTTCCAAAAGGTAGTAGCTTTAATGAACTTACACAGGATGATATCAATCTGATGATGAATCATATTAATTCCTACAAAAGAAAAAAGCTGAATAAACGCAGTCCGTACGAAACATTCAGCTTTTACCACGGAGAAGAGGTTTTGCATAAACTTGGATGTTATCCGGTTGCCGCCGGAGATATCATGCTAAAACTAGCTCTTCTTAAAAAGTAA
- a CDS encoding alpha-hydroxy-acid oxidizing protein, with amino-acid sequence MNYKDVLKNARENLEGSCRVCPVCNGNACAGEVPGMGGKGTGDSFKENFDALGRYKLNMRVIHNAKNPDTSIELFRRKMDIPVLAAPVSGTTLNMGGKFTEEEYISWVIGGCLDGGIYPIVGDTAVDSFLITNLEKLKQYNGNGIAVIKPWENKNVISKIKIAEEAGVFAVGMDIDAAGLITLALHGKPVGPKTIEEIKEIVESTELPFILKGIMTPDEAELAVRAGVDAIVVSNHGGRVLDQTPGVAEVLPNIAKAVKGKITILADGGIRSGVDVLKMLALGADAVLIGRPFVTASFGGQREGVKLYVESLKSELKSAMVLTGCNSIRDVSSRILYSTKL; translated from the coding sequence ATGAATTATAAAGATGTGTTAAAAAATGCACGGGAAAACTTGGAGGGAAGCTGCAGGGTATGTCCTGTTTGTAACGGCAATGCCTGTGCCGGCGAAGTGCCAGGTATGGGCGGCAAGGGAACAGGGGACTCTTTCAAAGAAAATTTTGATGCACTTGGCAGGTATAAATTGAATATGAGAGTCATACATAATGCCAAAAATCCGGACACTTCCATAGAATTGTTTAGGAGAAAGATGGATATACCTGTTTTGGCAGCTCCAGTTTCAGGAACCACGCTTAATATGGGAGGGAAGTTTACTGAAGAAGAATATATCTCCTGGGTCATAGGCGGATGTCTCGATGGTGGAATATATCCTATAGTGGGAGATACTGCTGTGGATTCTTTTTTGATAACTAATTTGGAAAAGTTAAAGCAGTATAATGGTAATGGTATAGCTGTAATAAAACCCTGGGAAAATAAAAACGTTATAAGCAAAATAAAAATTGCAGAAGAGGCAGGGGTTTTTGCTGTAGGAATGGATATAGATGCAGCAGGACTCATAACCCTGGCACTCCATGGAAAACCTGTAGGACCTAAAACTATAGAGGAGATAAAGGAGATTGTGGAAAGTACCGAACTTCCATTTATATTAAAGGGTATAATGACACCGGATGAAGCAGAACTTGCTGTGAGGGCCGGAGTGGACGCCATAGTGGTTTCCAATCATGGAGGCAGGGTTCTAGATCAGACTCCGGGAGTGGCGGAAGTGCTTCCCAATATAGCAAAGGCAGTTAAGGGGAAGATTACAATATTGGCAGATGGCGGAATCAGAAGCGGTGTGGATGTACTTAAAATGTTGGCACTTGGTGCAGATGCAGTACTTATAGGAAGACCTTTTGTAACTGCATCCTTTGGCGGGCAGCGAGAAGGTGTAAAATTGTATGTGGAAAGTTTAAAGAGTGAACTGAAGTCAGCCATGGTTTTAACGGGTTGTAACTCCATTCGGGACGTAAGCAGCAGGATATTGTATAGCACAAAATTATAA
- a CDS encoding helix-turn-helix transcriptional regulator, protein MKNKRMKIARIEHDMKQEDLAKAVGVTRQTIGMIESGNYNPSLKLCISICKALDKTLDELFWEGIEE, encoded by the coding sequence ATGAAAAATAAGCGAATGAAAATTGCCCGTATTGAACATGACATGAAACAGGAAGATCTTGCAAAAGCCGTCGGGGTTACACGTCAGACTATTGGTATGATTGAATCGGGAAATTATAATCCATCGTTGAAATTGTGTATTTCAATATGCAAAGCACTTGACAAGACATTGGACGAATTGTTCTGGGAGGGGATTGAAGAATGA
- the clpP gene encoding ATP-dependent Clp endopeptidase proteolytic subunit ClpP, translating into MSYVPVVVEHTHSGERSYDIYSRLLEDRIVMLNEEVTDATASVIVAQLLYLESENPDEDINFYINSPGGSTTAGMAIYDTMQYIKPDVSTICIGMAASMASFLLMAGTKGKRYALPNSEILIHQPSVYGGMQGQATDIEIHTRWLLETKKKINGIYSERTGKPIEKVEKDMERDYFMSAKEAVDYGIVDEVLSKK; encoded by the coding sequence ATGAGTTATGTGCCAGTTGTTGTTGAACATACACATTCGGGAGAACGTTCCTATGATATATATTCCAGACTTCTAGAGGACAGGATAGTAATGTTGAATGAGGAGGTGACGGATGCAACGGCAAGTGTCATTGTGGCACAGCTTTTGTATCTCGAATCCGAGAACCCTGATGAAGATATCAATTTTTATATAAATAGCCCAGGAGGATCAACTACCGCTGGGATGGCAATATACGATACAATGCAGTATATAAAGCCGGATGTGTCAACCATATGTATTGGTATGGCCGCCAGTATGGCATCCTTTTTACTGATGGCAGGTACAAAGGGGAAAAGGTATGCGCTTCCAAATAGTGAGATATTGATTCATCAGCCATCAGTATATGGAGGAATGCAGGGCCAGGCTACGGATATAGAAATTCACACCAGGTGGCTTCTTGAAACCAAGAAAAAAATAAATGGAATATACAGTGAAAGAACAGGGAAGCCTATTGAAAAGGTAGAAAAAGATATGGAAAGGGATTATTTTATGTCTGCAAAAGAGGCTGTGGATTACGGAATAGTAGACGAAGTGCTTTCTAAAAAATAA